From the Oceanispirochaeta sp. genome, the window CTGCGTAAGATTGTGACCAATGAATACTCAAAGTATGAGGAGTATGCTGCTTTTCCCCTGGCCGAGGCGTCCTCGGTTGCCCAGGTTGAGCAGTGGGATAAATGGCCCAGCAGTGATTATTGGGACTGGGACAGCATCGGAAAAACTGTGGAACAAGCCAACAAACAGGAACCGCGTCATATTCGTTATGATATCGGCGGCATATTCGAGACTGCCTGGGGTGTGTATGGACTGGATAATTTCCTGATTGCTCTCTATGAAAAACCGGAAATTGTCTGTGCCATCATGGATGGTTATACAGAGATCTTCATTGAAAACTTCAGGAGACTCATGTCCCGGAGTGAATCATTGATAGACATGGTATATACCTATGATGATGTGGCTACTCAGGACGGTCTTCTCATGTCTCCGGATATGTGGCGGCAGTACATCCTGCCCTTTCATCAGAGGCTCAACAAGGTTATAAAAGAGTATGATGTAAAGCTTATTTACCACTCCTGCGGGTCTGTGATTCCCCTTATTGAGGCCTTCAGAGACGAAATGCACATCGATGTTCTTAATCCTCTGCAGCCCGCTGCAAAAGACATGGATATGGTCTACATCAAGAAGATGTATGGTGATTCTCTTGCCTTTCACGGGGGCGGGGATCTGCAGCGGACCCTTCCTTTCGGAACAGTCGACGAAGTCAGACAGGAAGTCGAGTCTTTGTGCCGGACTCTGGG encodes:
- a CDS encoding uroporphyrinogen decarboxylase family protein; amino-acid sequence: MKIQKFLAEPDLDAESLRQWFQKQYGKANPSVMSSRERVIRALNHQEPDRVPFDFWGVPETWQKLFDFFSLEKKDDLLDLLGVDCRIVSPDYIGPGMEVMEDGRFYNVWGSLRKIVTNEYSKYEEYAAFPLAEASSVAQVEQWDKWPSSDYWDWDSIGKTVEQANKQEPRHIRYDIGGIFETAWGVYGLDNFLIALYEKPEIVCAIMDGYTEIFIENFRRLMSRSESLIDMVYTYDDVATQDGLLMSPDMWRQYILPFHQRLNKVIKEYDVKLIYHSCGSVIPLIEAFRDEMHIDVLNPLQPAAKDMDMVYIKKMYGDSLAFHGGGDLQRTLPFGTVDEVRQEVESLCRTLG